The sequence GTTTAGTACAACTTCAGCGAAGCTCACCATTTCCATACGCATGGTTTCAAAGTTAAATTCTGCACCCACTGGGTTTTGCATCCAGCCGTTTGCTACCAAGATCCATAGCGCTGAGAAGTTAGAGCCTAGTGCTACTAACCACGTTACCGCTAAGTGCTGACGCTTTGACAATCTGTCCCAACCGAAGAAGAAAAGACCAACAAAAGTAGACTCTAGGAAGAATGCAACAAGCGCTTCAATAGCTAGCGGAGCACCGAAGATGTCTCCAACGTAGTGAGAATAGTAAGACCAGTTTGTACCAAACTGAAACTCCATGGTTAAGCCTGTCGCTACACCAAGAGCAAAGTTAATACCAAACAATTTACCCCAGAACTTGGTCATGTCCTTGTAAATTTGTTTGCCCGTCATTACATATACTGACTCCATAATGGCAAGAAGAAATGCCATACCTAAGGTCAGTGGAACAAATAGGAAGTGATACATCGCTGTAAATGCAAACTGCAATCGCGACAGATCAACAACATCAATCATGGTAACTCCTTTGTGTCGGCTGAATGACACTTGTGTGATAATTCACCGCAAAAATCCATGTTAAAACAATTTATATAATTGTTATTACAAATTGAAATTTGTAGCAAAAACGTACCGTTATAGTTAGATTATTGTTAAGCATGAGCTAATATAGCTGGCGCTAATATTACTGGTAAAATCAGTATGTTTCAAAAGGTTTATGGGAGAACCCTGCGTTGATTTGTATCAAATTTATTCGAGCAAATTAGAGTTATTTTTGTACAATCATGATTAAAATCACACCAATTCTGCTTGCCTTAATAACAGCGCATGATATCTGTGACAAAAGCTCAGCACCGCCTCAACATACGAATTACAACTACCTATAAAGTATTAACAAAAAATATGACAACTTATTTCATTTTTTGTTGCCCAAATCAAACCTGCAATCAAAGTTTTCATTTTTGAAGCGCCCTTTTCGACCTTTTTACCGACTCGCTCAAAGAGTTGTTATTCAGTAAAAAGCAAAAAATCCCAGCGCTTATGCAACTGGGATCTTTAGAAATGAATAAGTTAACGATTAGAAGGCTTATCTATTCCGAAGTGTAAATACGCTCTGTCGGTAGCAATTCGACCTCTTGGTGTTCTTTGCAGATAGCCCTGCTGAATCAAATACGGTTCCAATACATCTTCAATCGTATCTTTTTCTTCACCAATCGCGGCTGCCATGTTGTCGATACCGACCGGACCACCACCAAACTTCTCCATAATCGCAAGTAGAAGCTTTCTATCCATGTAGTCAAAACCTTTGGCATCCACGTCCAACATGTTGAGTGCCTTATCCGCCACTTCTGGGCAAATATGTCCGTCGGCTTTCACTTCCGCGTAATCTCGAACGCGACGTAATAAACGGTTCGCGATACGCGGTGTACCACGAGCACGACGAGCAATTTCTAATGCCCCATCCGACTCCAATGAAAGTCCAAGGCAATCTGCGCTGCGCTGAACGATGTTTTGAAGGTCTTCAACCTTGTAGTACTCAAGACGCTGAGTAATACCAAAACGGTCACGTAATGGCGATGTCAGTGAGCCAGCACGAGTGGTTGCGCCAATCAGAGTAAAAGGAGGAAGGTCGATCTTAATAGAGCGAGCCGCTGGGCCTTCACCAATCATGATATCCAGTTGGTAATCTTCCATTGCTGGATACAGAACCTCTTCAACCACAGGGCTTAAGCGGTGGATCTCATCAATGAAAAGCACATCGTTTTCTTCGAGGTTGGTTAATAGCGCGGCTAAGTCGCCCGCTTTTTCTAAAACCGGACCTGAAGTCGTACGGATGCTCACATCCATTTCATTGGCAACAATGTTCGCCAACGTGGTTTTACCTAAACCGGGAGGGCCAAAAATCAACAGATGATCCAGAGCTTCATTTCGCATTTGAGCGGCTTGAATGAAAATCTCCATCTGGTTACGAACGTGGTCCTGACCTTGATAGTCGGCTAGCGCCTTTGGACGTATTGCACGGTCGATAACATCTTCATCTTTAAAGACCGGATTATCCGGTGCAATCAGGCGATCGGCTTCAATCATAAATTCTGTTATTCCTAACTCTGCGCACAGGCAAAGTGAATGAGTCTATTTTGTAGAACAAGTATACGAGGTATTAAACCATCGACTTCAGTGCTTCGCGAATCACTTGTTCGCTGGTCATGCCATCTTTAGCCACTTGAGCAACAACTTTAGAGGCTTGAGTCGGTTTATAACCCAACGCAAGTAGTGCGCTTACTGCTTCTTCTTCAGCATCGTGAGCCGCTGGCATCGAGTCCATTGGCGCTGCATCCGTTGCAGGCGTAAACAAGTCACCTGCTCCCCACCCTTTGAGGCGGTCTTTCATTTCAACAACCAGACGCTCTGCCGTTTTCTTACCAACACCCGGCAGTTTAACCAGTGTTGAGATATCTTCGCGTTCAACGCTTTGAACGAATTGGCTTGCCGTCATGCCTGAAAGGATACCAAGACCAAGTTTAGGGCCGACACCATTCGCTTTGATCACTTCACGGAACAAGGCGCGCTCTTTAACGGTGTTAAAACCATAAAGTAGCTGAGCATCTTCACGTACCACAAAATGAGTGTAGATAATTGCTTCTTCGCCTACGTTTGGTAACTCATAAAAACAGCTCATTGGCATTTGGACTTCATAACCAACACCACTGACTTCAATCAATAATTCAGGTGGCTGTTTTTCTATTAATGTACCGCGGAGACGTCCGATCACAATTCACTCTCTTGATGGAATTTAATTTGAAGGACAGAATATAAAAGAACTGGATACTTATCCAGTTCTTTGTGTTTTTTGAAGTGAATTATTTAGGCTTGCTTAGCTTGCGAGACCACGCTGTTCAAGCTCGCAACCAGTTCTTTAACCGAAGTAACATGACCTGTTAGCTCAGAACCATAATTAGCGACTAAACCTGACACCGATTTAGTTTCCGCCACGCTTTGAGCCACTTCTGAACTGGCGAGATCGAGCTCTTTCAACGAGTCCATCTGCATTGCCATAATATTGGTGAGCTGATTAACATCTGTTGATATGGTTTGCACCTCTGAGATAATGCCGTTCATCTCGCTCGCCGTGGTTTCGATGATTGCTCTGCCGTGTTCAACTTCTTCTTTACTGCGGTCTAACAACGTTCGAATCTCTATTGCTGAATGACTGCTTTTCGCCGATAGCTCTCTCACCTGATCCGCGACCACAGCAAAGCCTCGCCCCTGTTCACCCGCGCGCGCAGCTTCAATTGCAGCATTGAGAGCCAATAAGTTGGTTTGCTCAGCAACCGAGGTAATCAAATCAGCGACTTTCATGATTTCTTGATTACTTTGAATGATCTGGCTGATCGCATCGGTTGAGGCTTCTAATGACTCTGAGCTTTTTTGCGCTTTGGTGCCCACCGCTTCGCTGCGCTCTTTCAGTTCACCCACAAATGAATTAGATTCTTCGATGCCTTGAGTCATTTGATGGAGTTGTTGGCTCATCTCTTCTGCGGCGCTCGCTTGAGATTCGCAATTGATATTCAACACTTCGACTTGAGCATGCAAGTCTTGTGACTGCTGATCCAAATGAACCGAAACACCTTGTAGGCTCTCTGAATTCGAATTGGCTTGGTCGAGCACGATAGAAAGTCGGCCTTCGCTTTGCGTTGCTTGGTTAGCAACATGTTGGCTTTCTGAAATCGCCTCCTCTGCCATTTCGATTGCCACCTCTTTTTGCTTAGCGGTAAAAGCTTGAGCAATGCAGATCACCACCAACGGCATGATCACGCCAGACCAAGTTTCAACCACTACCGCATCAGGGGTTAGCTCAAGCTGAGGAAATGCAAATCCATTGAGATGTGCAGACGTCATCAACAATGACACACCGACAACCAGCCCGCTCCACACCAAAGCCACGATTCGAGTCCCCGATAAGAAAAAAGCGACCACTAACAAAGGCACCCAATAAGCTTGAGTGGAAGCCACTACCCCACCGCTTTGATAAATGATGTTCAACGCGTGGACAGCCATGCCGACAAAACCAAAGTTAAGGGCAAGGCTCGGTTTACTCGTCACGCGGAGTAGCAGTGCCGAGATCAGTTCGAATACGATAAGAAATACAGATGTGGCGACCAGCAGTTGCTCTTCATGCTTAGTCCACTTGATTAAGCTATAGACGCCCACAAAGAATGCGATAAAAGTGAAGAGTAATAAGATATCGGCTTGTCTGACTTCGTTGTTACTCCACCCGTTACTTTTGGGTAGAAACAGCGCGCGCCACAGCTTGATTGGGTTCATCAGTGATCATCCTTGATTAACTTGTAAGACCTCCGACCAATGTTAATAACATGTTAAATGATACGCAATGTTATTATCTGGGTTATGTTCGAAAGATCTCATTTCGTCAAGGATTTAGCGGCGCATTGTTTTGATATGAGCCAAGCAGGGCGTGAGGCTCATCAATAGAATAGTCTTAAAAGGCAGAATGTTAGGAGCTAACAATAGAATGAGATTTAACGGTAACGCCCTTTTCTTGCTCCTGTTGCTTTACCTGCAAGTGCGACCAAGGTTTTATTGGTGTTAGCGTGAGTGATCGCTACGCCTAGAGCATCGGCTGCATCGGCTTGTGGCTTAGCCGGTAGTTTAAGCATACTCATCACCATATTCTGAACCATAGACTTATCAGCGCCACCATTACCTGTCACCGCTTGTTTGATCAAACGAGCCGCATATTCATGTACGGGTAAATCAGCATTCACCGCAGCTACAATCGCACTGCCACGCGCTTGGCCAAGTTTAAGCGCTGAATCGGCATTCTTCGCCATGAACACTTGTTCGATCGCGAATACGTCAGGCTGAAACTGAGTAATGATCTCACTCACGCCCGCATAGATTTGCTTTAAGCGACCTGGCAGTTCTTTTTCGGAAGTACGAATACAACCACTACCTAAGTAATATAGATGGCGACCATTTTGACGAATCACGCCATAGCCGGTAATGCGAGAGCCAGGGTCAATCCCTAAGATAATAGACATAACTTCAAATACTGATTATTTATACATGCTTTATGAGCTTAGTATATCGAACGCAAAAAAAAATGCCCGTCAAATTAACGGGCATTTCGTTGTTCTGCGAAAGAAAAAGTTCTAACAAAAACTAAATTTTATTGAAAGCTTAAGTGCTATCTAAGACTTAAGCTCTATCGAAAACTCACTGCTTAATTAGAAAGTTGAGCTTAATCGTTTGATTAGTCTTCTTTCTTCGCTAAGTTAACAGCGATTGCTAGCTCTTCCAGTGATGCTGGGTTTGCTAGGCTTGGCGCATCTGTTAATAGACATGCTGCAGCTGTTGTTTTCGGGAATGCGATAACGTCACGGATGTTCTCTGTACCACAAAGAAGCATTGCTAAACGGTCAAGACCGAATGCTAGACCTGCGTGTGGTGGCGTACCGTACTTAAGCGCTTCAAGTAGGAAACCGAACTTCTCTTGCTGTTCTTTAGCTTCGATACCTAGGATACCGAATACAGCCGTTTGCATTTCTGCGCTGTGAATACGTACAGAACCGCCGCCTACTTCGTAGCCGTTGATTACCATGTCGTATGCATCAGAGTTAGCTGCTGCTGGGTTTGCTTTTAGCTCTTCCGCGCTCACACCAAGTGGTGATGTGAATGGGTGGTGCATTGCGTGAAGGTTGCCTTCGCCATCTTCTTCGAACATTGGGAAATCAATAACCCAAAGTGGAGCCCACGCTTTCTTGTCTGTTAGCTCTAAGTCATCACCTAGCTTGATACGAAGTGCGCCCATTGCTTCAGCAACGATGTTCGCTTTATCTGCACCAAATAGGATGATATCGCCAGATTCAGCTTGAGTGCGCTCAAGAAGACCGTTGATTACGTCTTCGTTTAGGAACTTAGCAACTGGAGATTGGATACCTTCCATGCCAGCAGCACGGTCGTTAACCTTCATCCAAGCTAGACCTTTCGCGCCGTAGATACCTACGTGCTCTGCGTAACCGTCGATTTGCTTACGAGTCAGCTTAGCGCCACCCGGTACACGGATTACCGCTACGCGACCTTTTTCGTCGTTCGCAGGGCCAGAGAATACTTTGAACTCAACATCTTTCAGTAAGTCAGCAACGTCTACTAGTTCTAGTGGGTTACGTAGATCTGGCTTATCAGAACCGAAACGACGAATCGCTTCAGAGAATGGCATTACTGGGAATTGACCCAGTTCAACATCTAGAAGCTCTTTCCACATATCGTGAACGAGCTTTTCAGTGATGTTACGCACTTCTTGAGAAGACAGGAATGATGTTTCGATATCGATCTGAGTAAATTCAGGCTGACGGTCAGCACGTAAATCTTCATCACGGAAACATTTAACGATTTGGTAGTAACGGTCAAAACCAGACATCATCAGCAGTTGCTTGAACAGCTGAGGAGATTGAGGAAGTGCGTAGAAGCTACCTTTATGAACACGGCTTGGTACTAGGTAGTCACGAGCGCCTTCAGGTGTCGCTTTAGTTAGTACTGGTGTTTCGATATCTAGGAATAGGTTCTCGTCTAGGAAACGACGAACGAAGCTAGAAGCACGTGCACGAAGCTTAATACGATCACTCATTTCTGGACGACGAAGATCGATGTAACGGTACTTTAGACGCTGTTCTTCAGAGTTCGTTTGGTTGAAATCCAGTGGAAGCGCTTCTGAACGGTTGATGATCTCAAGGCCAGTTGCGTAAAGTTCAACTTCACCCGTCGCCATATCTTTATTTACTTGGCTGTCAGGACGAACACGTACTTCACCAGTAAATTTGATACAGAATTCATTACGCAGTTGGTTAGCGATCGGGAAGATATCTTTCATATCTGGATCGACAACAACCTGAACGACGCCTTCACGATCTCGCATATCGATAAAGATAAGACCGCCTAAATCACGGCGACGGTTTACCCAGCCGCACAATTCTACAGTTTGTCCCGCCAGGGACTTGTTCAGGTTACCACAGTAATGGGTACGCATAATGAATTTCCCAATCTCTTAATTATTTACTAGTTTCCAAGCTGTCAGTGGTCATTCCACACAACAGAGCAAAGGAACATTTATACGCGGAAACTCGCCTAAAATCGACCTTCCACATTCGAATTTATTGTGTTTTATCTGGCTTTGCTGCTTTTTAGCCCATCAAGTGCGCAAAGATTCATCAAAACCGAAAAAATTGCGTTAATTATATCTCGAAAGTACATTAATCAGCAAAAGTCTCGTACAGTAGTTTTTCGTTTCAACTTCAAAACGTTTTGTAATGACTAATGGCGTGAAAACTAACGGTGTAATGACGATGGAAACTTTACCTTTAAGACTTGGATTAACAATGTGGTCTCATTCTGAGTGGCAAAGTCAGTTCTATGGTAAAGGAACAAAACCTGCTGAGCGCTTGGAAAAGTACACCCAAGTTTTTCATACCGTCGAAGGCAACACGACTTTTTATGCGACACCCAGTGTCTCAACGGTCAATAACTGGAAAGCCGCGAGTCACGATGATTTTAAGTTTACGTTTAAGCTGCCTAAGTTCATCACCCACCAGCAGCACTTAAAACATTGCCAAGCCGAACTCAAAGAATTTCTGCTCACCATGTCGCCACTGCATAGGCGCATTGGTCAATGGACGATTCAATTGCCCCACAGCTTTGAACCCAGCATGCTCCCTGCCCTTCAAAAATTTTGTACCTTGTTTCCAAAAGACATGCAGCTCGGCGTTGAAGTTCGTCACCTTGGTTTCTTTGATAAAGGCGATGCCGAAAAACGTTTCAATCATTGGTTAATAGAAGAAGGGATCAATCGCATCATCATGGATAGCCGCCCTGTTTTCTCCGCACCACCAACCACAGAAGCGGTGATCGACGCACACCAAAAGAAACCACGCGTTCCGGTTCATGCCATTGCGACGGCAAACAATCCGATGGTTCGCTTTATTGGTCATCCAGACCAGGAACCCAATCTCACATTCTTTAAACCTTGGTTCGCGAAATTACCAACTTGGTTAAATGAAGGTAAACAGCCTTATTTAATGATTCACACCCCAGACAATAATCACGCACCTGAGCTTGCGATCGCTATCTATAAGCAGTTACAGACACAAGTTACTGAACACACACAGATAACCTTGCCTAATTTGGCGGAGTTTCCTGCTCAAAAAGGTGACCATCAAATCTCGATGTTTTGATGGTAAACAACCACTAACATGCGTTCACTTTCATCAATCTCAGTTTTCGTGACACAAGCGATTTTTTTACGTAAAATACGTCCCCTTTTATTTGGTACGAATTCTGTGCCAATTACGCTGACTGTCGAGAGAGAATGCAATGAGCAACAAAGACAATATCTTTTCCGCTCCCATTGATAAAATTGGTGATTTCACCTTTGATGCAAGGGTTGCTGAAGTATTTCCAGATATGATTCAACGCTCGGTTCCTGGATATAGCAATATCATCTCTGCTATTGGCATGTTGGCTGAACGCTTCGTAAAACCGCACTCAAACATCTACGATTTGGGTTGCTCTCTTGGCGCCGCTACATTGTCGATGCGCCGCCACATCCAGCAAGAAGGCTGTACGATTTTTGCTGTCGATAATTCGGAAGCCATGGTTGAACGCTGTAAGCTGCATGTAAACGCCTACCGAAGCGATACGCCAGTCGAAGTTATCGAAGCTGATATCCGTGAAATCGAGATTAAAGACGCTTCAGTTGTTGTGTTGAACTTCACCTTACAGTTCTTATCACCAGACGACCGCTACGCTCTGCTTGAAAAGATCCATGCAGGCTTACGTCCGGGCGGTATTTTGATTCTGTCAGAAAAGTTTGTGTTTGAAGATGAAAGTTCAAATGAACTGCTTATCGATCTGCACCATGATTTCAAGCGTGCAAACGGATACAGCGAGCTTGAAGTCAGCCAGAAACGCAGTGCTATCGAAAATGTCATGCGTCCAGACTCTATCCCAGTCCACAAGCAGCGTTTTGAAAAGATTGGTTTCTCAAGCAGCGAAGTGTGGTTCCAATGCTTCAACTTCGGTTCGATGTTCGCGATTAAATAGCGCATATACCCAATCAGCTCGTACTAAAACGTCATCCTCAAGAGCGAGGAACGAGTGAGTTGGGGATCTCTATCAAGTACGATAAACCGAGATTCCCTATCATGTTCGTCCCTCACTGTAGGGAATGACAAATTTAATTTTTATTTTAGGGTTTATTGACCCTATTAACTCAGTGAAAAACTATGTTTAATTTTGCCAATTTTTATCAACTCATTGCCCAAGACACTCGCCTACAGCCGTGGCTCAATGTTCTTCCTCAACAGCTGACGGATTGGCAAAATGCAGAGCACGGTGACTTTGACCGTTGGTTACGTGCACTGAATAAGATCCCGCAAGGCGTTCCTGATCAAGTTGATTTAAAGAACTCTGTGACTATCGGCAGCAGCACACCATTTCAAACAGGTGAACTTAAAAAGCTAGAGAGCTTATTAAAGACGTTCCACCCTTGGCGCAAAGGTCCTTATACCGTTCATGACATTCATATCGATACAGAATGGCGCAGCGACTGGAAATGGGACCGTGTACTTCCGCATATCTCACCGCTTAAAAACCGTTCAGTACTCGATGTAGGTTGCGGTAATGGCTACCACATGTGGCGTATGTTAGGTGAAGGTGCTCGTTTGACCGTCGGTATCGATCCGTCGCACCTTTTCCTTGTTCAGTTTGAAGCTATCCGTAAGCTGATGGGCGATGACCAACGCGCTCACCTGTTACCTTTAGGTATTGAACAGCTGCCAAAACTGGAAGCTTACGACACTGTATTCAGCATGGGTGTGCTTTACCACCGCCGTTCACCGCTCGATCATTTGATCCAATTAAAAGACCAATTGGTATCTGGTGGCGAACTGGTACTTGAAACGTTAGTGATTGAAGGTGACGAAAACGCTGTTCTTGTGCCTGTTGACCGCTACGCGCAAATGAGAAACGTGTACTTCTTCCCATCCGCTCGCGCACTGAAACGCTGGCTTGAACAAGTTGGTTTTGAAGACGTCCGCATCGTTGATGAAAATGTTACGACGGTTGGCGAACAACGCACAACAGAATGGATGACACATAACTCACTGCCAGATTACTTAGACCCGAATGATCCAAGTAAAACAGTTGAAGGTCATCCAGCACCGAGACGTGCCGTTCTTGTGGCGACAAAGCCGTAAATAAGTTCTCCGCAGCTATTGTTCTGGTGACCACCGAATAATAGCTTTTGGTAGCAATGAAGCCATCACATCTGTCGCAGTAAACTTTGACTTAAAAGCGCGTAAATTGAACAAAAATTGACTTATGTTTAATAAGTGAGCTATTTCAATTGGCGATAACTGGCGCAGCGCTCACATTGCGATTCAATATGACCAGACTCTTACATTAGGATGCTTCACGCATCCTTTTTTGTAGGCTAAACTTCTAAATAGTCTGAACTATTCTCTAATTTCCAAAGGTTTTTTTATGTTTAAGCGATTATCGCCAATTGTGGCGGTTGGTTTGCTCTCTGGCTGTACCCTCACCAACGGTGCGGCCTACCACCAAGAAACTCTCGACGCTATTGCCCGCTCAGAGACAAACATCGCAAATAAGGTTCAAAACCTTGAACTGCAAGTCAGCAATCAAAGTGATTATATAGAAAGCTTAGAAGACGAAATCATCACCCTTTCTAGCCAATTAGATGTTCATCTAACGAGCATGGAACACAAAGTTATTGAACAGCTAGAGGAAGAAGAACCTGTAGCAGTAGCAACCCCACCGATCGCTCCTACATCACAACCGACCATCCTTGGTGGAATCGAAAAAGTATCCATTGATTCTATCAACCAAAGCTTTGATGCACGTGTTGATACCGGCGCAACAACCTCTTCTTTAAATGCTGTAGACATCAAAGAATTCGAGCGTAACGGTAAAGACTGGGTGAAGTTCCACTTAGCAGATAAAGCACAATCACCAGAAGACCAGAAATGGATTGAAGCACCTGTTGTACGTTTTGTAAAAATCCGCCAATCAACCAATGATCAGACAGAACGTAGAGCTGTGATTGAATTATGGGTGAAAGTTGGAAAAATCCATGAAAAAGCGCAATTTACATTGGCGGATCGCTCTCAAATGAGTCACCCTGTATTACTAGGGCGCGAATTTATCAAAGACATAGCGCTAGTAGATGTAAGTAAAAAATACGTACAAACGGAAGTTAAATAACAATAGTAGGGTAAGCTATGACGTCAAGAATTCCATTTTATATCTCAATTTTCCTGCTCATCGTAGCAGGTATAACACTGAGTATGTTCAGACATACAACCTACGGTGTACCCTGGACTCCAGGCGAAACTAATCAGGTTTGGGACATTGAAGCTCGTATCGAATTCAATGCAGTGGGCAAAGAAGCAAAAGTTTCACTAGCCGCACCTCACACACAGTCTAACTTTACACTTATCGGCGAGTCAGCTTCATCACCAGGCTACGGCATTTCATACTTGGATACAGATTCAGGTCGCCGTGCTGAGTGGTCAATTCGTCACGCAGATGGCCCGCAAACTATCTACTACAAGACACAGTTCTTAGTCGACAGCCAAGCGAACGTTACTTCAACACCTCCAGAAGGTGAAGTGGCTCAACCAAGCTTTGACGGTCCTGAAGAAGCTGCAGCTCTTGCTTTGATTGACAGAGCAACCAAGCGTTCAGCAGATAACATCACCTTTACTCGTGAGTTAATCAAAACGCTTAACGATCCAGACAGCCAAAACTCAGCGCTGATTCTGAATAACATGACTAAAGTGGAAGCGACACACAAGCTACTTTCTGCCGCTAAAATCCACAA is a genomic window of Vibrio sp. FE10 containing:
- a CDS encoding ATP-dependent zinc protease family protein, producing MFKRLSPIVAVGLLSGCTLTNGAAYHQETLDAIARSETNIANKVQNLELQVSNQSDYIESLEDEIITLSSQLDVHLTSMEHKVIEQLEEEEPVAVATPPIAPTSQPTILGGIEKVSIDSINQSFDARVDTGATTSSLNAVDIKEFERNGKDWVKFHLADKAQSPEDQKWIEAPVVRFVKIRQSTNDQTERRAVIELWVKVGKIHEKAQFTLADRSQMSHPVLLGREFIKDIALVDVSKKYVQTEVK
- the aspS gene encoding aspartate--tRNA ligase — protein: MRTHYCGNLNKSLAGQTVELCGWVNRRRDLGGLIFIDMRDREGVVQVVVDPDMKDIFPIANQLRNEFCIKFTGEVRVRPDSQVNKDMATGEVELYATGLEIINRSEALPLDFNQTNSEEQRLKYRYIDLRRPEMSDRIKLRARASSFVRRFLDENLFLDIETPVLTKATPEGARDYLVPSRVHKGSFYALPQSPQLFKQLLMMSGFDRYYQIVKCFRDEDLRADRQPEFTQIDIETSFLSSQEVRNITEKLVHDMWKELLDVELGQFPVMPFSEAIRRFGSDKPDLRNPLELVDVADLLKDVEFKVFSGPANDEKGRVAVIRVPGGAKLTRKQIDGYAEHVGIYGAKGLAWMKVNDRAAGMEGIQSPVAKFLNEDVINGLLERTQAESGDIILFGADKANIVAEAMGALRIKLGDDLELTDKKAWAPLWVIDFPMFEEDGEGNLHAMHHPFTSPLGVSAEELKANPAAANSDAYDMVINGYEVGGGSVRIHSAEMQTAVFGILGIEAKEQQEKFGFLLEALKYGTPPHAGLAFGLDRLAMLLCGTENIRDVIAFPKTTAAACLLTDAPSLANPASLEELAIAVNLAKKED
- the cmoA gene encoding carboxy-S-adenosyl-L-methionine synthase CmoA — encoded protein: MSNKDNIFSAPIDKIGDFTFDARVAEVFPDMIQRSVPGYSNIISAIGMLAERFVKPHSNIYDLGCSLGAATLSMRRHIQQEGCTIFAVDNSEAMVERCKLHVNAYRSDTPVEVIEADIREIEIKDASVVVLNFTLQFLSPDDRYALLEKIHAGLRPGGILILSEKFVFEDESSNELLIDLHHDFKRANGYSELEVSQKRSAIENVMRPDSIPVHKQRFEKIGFSSSEVWFQCFNFGSMFAIK
- a CDS encoding DUF72 domain-containing protein, which encodes METLPLRLGLTMWSHSEWQSQFYGKGTKPAERLEKYTQVFHTVEGNTTFYATPSVSTVNNWKAASHDDFKFTFKLPKFITHQQHLKHCQAELKEFLLTMSPLHRRIGQWTIQLPHSFEPSMLPALQKFCTLFPKDMQLGVEVRHLGFFDKGDAEKRFNHWLIEEGINRIIMDSRPVFSAPPTTEAVIDAHQKKPRVPVHAIATANNPMVRFIGHPDQEPNLTFFKPWFAKLPTWLNEGKQPYLMIHTPDNNHAPELAIAIYKQLQTQVTEHTQITLPNLAEFPAQKGDHQISMF
- the ruvC gene encoding crossover junction endodeoxyribonuclease RuvC encodes the protein MSIILGIDPGSRITGYGVIRQNGRHLYYLGSGCIRTSEKELPGRLKQIYAGVSEIITQFQPDVFAIEQVFMAKNADSALKLGQARGSAIVAAVNADLPVHEYAARLIKQAVTGNGGADKSMVQNMVMSMLKLPAKPQADAADALGVAITHANTNKTLVALAGKATGARKGRYR
- the ruvB gene encoding Holliday junction branch migration DNA helicase RuvB is translated as MIEADRLIAPDNPVFKDEDVIDRAIRPKALADYQGQDHVRNQMEIFIQAAQMRNEALDHLLIFGPPGLGKTTLANIVANEMDVSIRTTSGPVLEKAGDLAALLTNLEENDVLFIDEIHRLSPVVEEVLYPAMEDYQLDIMIGEGPAARSIKIDLPPFTLIGATTRAGSLTSPLRDRFGITQRLEYYKVEDLQNIVQRSADCLGLSLESDGALEIARRARGTPRIANRLLRRVRDYAEVKADGHICPEVADKALNMLDVDAKGFDYMDRKLLLAIMEKFGGGPVGIDNMAAAIGEEKDTIEDVLEPYLIQQGYLQRTPRGRIATDRAYLHFGIDKPSNR
- the cmoB gene encoding tRNA 5-methoxyuridine(34)/uridine 5-oxyacetic acid(34) synthase CmoB is translated as MFNFANFYQLIAQDTRLQPWLNVLPQQLTDWQNAEHGDFDRWLRALNKIPQGVPDQVDLKNSVTIGSSTPFQTGELKKLESLLKTFHPWRKGPYTVHDIHIDTEWRSDWKWDRVLPHISPLKNRSVLDVGCGNGYHMWRMLGEGARLTVGIDPSHLFLVQFEAIRKLMGDDQRAHLLPLGIEQLPKLEAYDTVFSMGVLYHRRSPLDHLIQLKDQLVSGGELVLETLVIEGDENAVLVPVDRYAQMRNVYFFPSARALKRWLEQVGFEDVRIVDENVTTVGEQRTTEWMTHNSLPDYLDPNDPSKTVEGHPAPRRAVLVATKP
- the ruvA gene encoding Holliday junction branch migration protein RuvA; translation: MIGRLRGTLIEKQPPELLIEVSGVGYEVQMPMSCFYELPNVGEEAIIYTHFVVREDAQLLYGFNTVKERALFREVIKANGVGPKLGLGILSGMTASQFVQSVEREDISTLVKLPGVGKKTAERLVVEMKDRLKGWGAGDLFTPATDAAPMDSMPAAHDAEEEAVSALLALGYKPTQASKVVAQVAKDGMTSEQVIREALKSMV
- a CDS encoding methyl-accepting chemotaxis protein, translated to MNPIKLWRALFLPKSNGWSNNEVRQADILLLFTFIAFFVGVYSLIKWTKHEEQLLVATSVFLIVFELISALLLRVTSKPSLALNFGFVGMAVHALNIIYQSGGVVASTQAYWVPLLVVAFFLSGTRIVALVWSGLVVGVSLLMTSAHLNGFAFPQLELTPDAVVVETWSGVIMPLVVICIAQAFTAKQKEVAIEMAEEAISESQHVANQATQSEGRLSIVLDQANSNSESLQGVSVHLDQQSQDLHAQVEVLNINCESQASAAEEMSQQLHQMTQGIEESNSFVGELKERSEAVGTKAQKSSESLEASTDAISQIIQSNQEIMKVADLITSVAEQTNLLALNAAIEAARAGEQGRGFAVVADQVRELSAKSSHSAIEIRTLLDRSKEEVEHGRAIIETTASEMNGIISEVQTISTDVNQLTNIMAMQMDSLKELDLASSEVAQSVAETKSVSGLVANYGSELTGHVTSVKELVASLNSVVSQAKQA